One genomic window of Oncorhynchus kisutch isolate 150728-3 linkage group LG24, Okis_V2, whole genome shotgun sequence includes the following:
- the LOC109869643 gene encoding troponin C, skeletal muscle isoform X1, with product MTDAQQEARSYLSEEMLNEFKAAFDMFDTDGGGDISTKELGQVMRMLGQNPTREELDEIIEEVDEDGSGTIDFEEFLVMMVRLLKEDQAGKSEGELAECFRVFDKYVTGLGRRGYRLHVCNYSQLSNDVERLVNSFQCVTYAGMPTAISTEKSSPSSSAALANKSQRRKLMSC from the exons ATG ACTGACGCGCAACAGGAGGCCCGCTCATACTTGAGCGAGGAGATGCTTAACG AGTTCAAGGCTGCCTTCGACATGTTTGACACCGACGGTGGCGGTGATATCAGCACCAAGGAATTGGGTCAGGTCATGAGGATGTTGGGCCAGAATCCGACAAGAGAGGAGTTGGATGAAATCATTGAGGAGGTCGATGAGGATG GTAGCGGAACCATCGACTTCGAGGAGTTCTTGGTCATGATGGTGAGGCTCCTAAAGGAGGACCAGGCCGGAAAGTCCGAGGGAGAGTTAGCGGAATGTTTCCGTGTGTTCGACAAGTACGTTACAGGCTTGGGGAGAAGAGGTTACCGTTTGCATGTGTGTAATTACAGTCAACTTTCAAATGATGTCGAAAGGCTCGTAAACTCCTTCCAATGTGTTACTTATGCAGGAATGCCGACGGCTATATCGACAGAGAAGAGTTCGCCATCATCATCCGCAGCTCTGGCGAACAAATCTCAGAGGAGGAAATTGATGAGCTGCTGA
- the LOC109869643 gene encoding troponin C, skeletal muscle isoform X2, whose product MTDAQQEARSYLSEEMLNEFKAAFDMFDTDGGGDISTKELGQVMRMLGQNPTREELDEIIEEVDEDGSGTIDFEEFLVMMVRLLKEDQAGKSEGELAECFRVFDKNADGYIDREEFAIIIRSSGEQISEEEIDELLKDGDKNADGMLDFDEFLKMMENVQ is encoded by the exons ATG ACTGACGCGCAACAGGAGGCCCGCTCATACTTGAGCGAGGAGATGCTTAACG AGTTCAAGGCTGCCTTCGACATGTTTGACACCGACGGTGGCGGTGATATCAGCACCAAGGAATTGGGTCAGGTCATGAGGATGTTGGGCCAGAATCCGACAAGAGAGGAGTTGGATGAAATCATTGAGGAGGTCGATGAGGATG GTAGCGGAACCATCGACTTCGAGGAGTTCTTGGTCATGATGGTGAGGCTCCTAAAGGAGGACCAGGCCGGAAAGTCCGAGGGAGAGTTAGCGGAATGTTTCCGTGTGTTCGACAA GAATGCCGACGGCTATATCGACAGAGAAGAGTTCGCCATCATCATCCGCAGCTCTGGCGAACAAATCTCAGAGGAGGAAATTGATGAGCTGCTGAAGGATGGAGACAAGAACGCTGATGGCATGCTGGACTTTGACG AATTCCTCAAGATGATGGAAAATGTGCAGTAA